The genomic region TAAGGTGAAAACTGACGAAGAAAATGTGAATACCAATAACTTCGGTGGCTTCGTGAACTTTTCTATTGGAAAAGAGATGCGCGTGAATAAGCGGTTGAACCTGTCAGTCGAGCCTTATGTAAAACTACCTGTAGGTAGCTTTAAACGAGCGGATATGAATTATACAAACGGCGGTATCCGAATTATTACGAACTTTTAAGTCGAAGTCTATAGTTGATCGATTCTAACCCAGGACATTCCTGCAGCGATGGCGCCTTGAACCCCAGGGTCGCCGTCCTCGAATACTAAACAGTCTTTGGGATCTACCTGTAAATGTTCTGCCGCCAATAGGAAGGGTTGAGGTGATGGCTTTCCAAACTCCGTGTCTCCTGCGCAAACTAATGTTTCATATTTCCCTTTCACATCAATAACATCTAAGGTGATATTTAATGTTGAGCGTGTCCCGCCAGATACAACACCTATTTTCTTAATGCCATGGTAGTCCAATAACACTTGGCGAACGAAGTCTACGGGTTGGGTTTGTTGGATAAAGTCTTGAATGAATATGGCAGATTTCCTTTTGGCAAAAACTCCATAATCTAATGCTACATGATAGCGCTTACTAATCTCTTCAGCAACGGCAATGGTTGGCCATCCAGCAGTTTCGTCGATCAAGTCGGGGTCTAAATCAACACCATATTCTTTAGAAACAGCAACATAAGCCGCTTTGTGCGCGTAGATATTGTCGGCTAATGTGCCGTCGACATCAAACAATAAAGCTTTGAAGGGAGAGGAGAGTTCTTTTAGTTTAAGGTATTTGTGCAACGATTGTTCATTCATGGCACAAAGGTAAGAAAGTCTCCGCAATTGGGAGACTTTCTTCAAGTTGAATTATCTTGATGCTTTACGGCGTTTAAGCTCTTTCATAATTAAGCTTAACTCGCGTCCGGTCTGTCCTCCAACCGAGGTGTTTTCTTGCGCACGACGGAATAGATAAGGCATTACAGATTTCACAGGGCCGTATGGCATGTATTTAGCGACATTGTATCCCGATGCACCTAAATTGAACGACAGGTTATCCGACATTCCTAGCAATTGTGCGAAGAACACATGCGGGTGGTTATGTGGGATATTACGTTTTTCTAGTTCTTCCGTTAGGATTCGACACGATTCTTCGTTGTGCGTACCTGCCATGAAGCCGATACGATCGATATGATCCAACATAAAGTAGATCGCGTCGTTGTAGTCTGTATCGGAAGCCGGTTTGTTGGGTTGAATTGGCGATTGATAGCCATTTTCTTTAGCTCTTTCACGCTCAATTTCCATATAAGCTCCACGTACGATTTTAGCACCCAAGAAGAAGTTTTGCGTCTCGGCGTATGCAAAATCAGCCTTCAATGAAGCTAACTTGTCGTGTCTGTATAATTGATAGGTGTTATAAACAATCGGTTTTTGCTGATTGTATTTTTCCATCATCTCTCTAGCGATATCGTCGATAGTGTCTTGGATCCAAGAGTGCTCCGCATCGATAAGTACAGGGATATCCGCCTCATAACAGGCTTTGCAAATTTGATCACAACGATCGTAC from Sphingobacterium sp. BN32 harbors:
- a CDS encoding proline dehydrogenase family protein: MDISTPTKLDFNNTEIAFKNKSDKDLNKAYWLFKMVASNTLIKIGTPITNFSLNIGLPITGIIKNTIYKQFCGGESIDDCYQAIQDLGKGNVTTILDYSVEGEDSEASFDETCKEILRTVVSAKTNPLISFCVFKPTGLGRFDLFAKIDAKQPLTSEEKAEYERLYDRCDQICKACYEADIPVLIDAEHSWIQDTIDDIAREMMEKYNQQKPIVYNTYQLYRHDKLASLKADFAYAETQNFFLGAKIVRGAYMEIERERAKENGYQSPIQPNKPASDTDYNDAIYFMLDHIDRIGFMAGTHNEESCRILTEELEKRNIPHNHPHVFFAQLLGMSDNLSFNLGASGYNVAKYMPYGPVKSVMPYLFRRAQENTSVGGQTGRELSLIMKELKRRKASR
- a CDS encoding HAD family phosphatase, with protein sequence MNEQSLHKYLKLKELSSPFKALLFDVDGTLADNIYAHKAAYVAVSKEYGVDLDPDLIDETAGWPTIAVAEEISKRYHVALDYGVFAKRKSAIFIQDFIQQTQPVDFVRQVLLDYHGIKKIGVVSGGTRSTLNITLDVIDVKGKYETLVCAGDTEFGKPSPQPFLLAAEHLQVDPKDCLVFEDGDPGVQGAIAAGMSWVRIDQL